Proteins from one Bartonella sp. HY328 genomic window:
- a CDS encoding NAD(P)H-hydrate dehydratase produces MKDHNITDSFLLNPQEMAQADSLTIKNGGLSGYQLMLNAGLAVADTLLRHFPDTAKVAVLCGPGNNGGDGYVAATVIKRRGLEATCFSDTPPRPQSDAQTAANNFQGSIKPTAEFKPDEFDIIIDALFGAGLDRPISGSDADIINLANDSGKPIVAVDLPSGISGLRGDILGVAIKAQLTVTFFRMKPGHLLYPGKSLAGKVICADIGINHKVLDEINPKTMVNIPFIWKDKLPIPDHNSHKYSRGHCAVFSGPSTSTGAGRLAAHASARAGAGAVTLLSQSSALLVNAVQLTSVMLHIYDKIEDIIEFMHNRKVKAAVLGPGFGDRMRARDIALELIITQSLDALILDADGITAFTEIPQRLFSSVERSTTKVILTPHEGEFKKLFPEIARNKFLSRLEKAQMAAEQSKAVILYKGADSIIASPDGRAAINTNAPAYLATAGSGDVLAGLCGGFVAQGMPAFEAACTATYLHSEAASIFGPGLIAEDLIDTLPQALRWLLQPEMAITI; encoded by the coding sequence ATGAAGGACCACAACATAACGGATAGTTTTTTGTTGAATCCACAAGAAATGGCGCAGGCAGATAGCTTGACCATTAAGAATGGTGGCCTTTCTGGTTATCAATTGATGCTTAATGCTGGCCTTGCAGTTGCTGATACATTATTGAGACATTTTCCTGATACAGCTAAAGTGGCAGTCCTATGCGGACCAGGCAATAATGGCGGTGACGGTTATGTCGCTGCTACTGTCATTAAGCGGCGCGGTTTGGAAGCGACTTGTTTTAGCGATACACCACCTCGCCCACAAAGTGATGCGCAAACTGCTGCCAACAATTTTCAAGGCTCAATTAAGCCAACTGCAGAATTTAAACCTGACGAGTTTGACATTATTATAGATGCCCTATTTGGCGCTGGTCTTGATCGTCCGATAAGCGGCAGCGACGCAGATATTATCAACCTTGCCAACGATAGCGGCAAGCCAATTGTTGCGGTGGATTTGCCATCGGGGATTTCTGGACTCAGGGGTGACATACTGGGCGTTGCAATTAAAGCACAATTGACGGTGACTTTTTTTCGCATGAAGCCCGGCCACCTACTTTATCCAGGCAAATCTTTGGCAGGGAAGGTAATTTGCGCCGATATAGGCATCAATCACAAAGTATTAGATGAGATAAATCCTAAAACCATGGTCAATATTCCATTCATTTGGAAAGATAAACTCCCCATTCCCGACCATAATAGTCATAAATATAGCCGCGGTCATTGTGCTGTTTTTTCAGGACCATCAACCAGTACGGGCGCAGGACGCCTAGCCGCACATGCCAGTGCACGCGCCGGCGCTGGTGCAGTCACATTACTTTCGCAGTCAAGCGCGCTTTTGGTAAATGCTGTACAACTCACATCAGTTATGTTGCATATTTATGATAAAATTGAAGATATCATCGAATTTATGCATAACCGCAAGGTAAAAGCGGCGGTGCTTGGGCCCGGCTTTGGCGATCGCATGCGCGCACGTGATATTGCACTTGAACTTATTATAACCCAAAGCCTTGATGCGCTTATTCTTGACGCTGACGGTATTACAGCCTTTACAGAAATACCGCAGCGATTATTTAGCTCTGTCGAGCGCTCGACAACTAAAGTCATATTAACACCCCATGAGGGCGAGTTTAAAAAGCTTTTCCCTGAAATAGCACGCAATAAATTCTTGTCACGCCTAGAAAAAGCGCAAATGGCGGCCGAACAATCAAAGGCCGTGATCCTTTATAAAGGTGCAGATAGTATAATCGCTTCACCTGACGGCCGCGCAGCCATTAACACCAATGCGCCTGCCTATCTTGCAACAGCAGGATCAGGTGACGTTCTTGCCGGCCTATGCGGCGGCTTTGTTGCCCAAGGCATGCCAGCATTTGAAGCTGCCTGTACTGCCACTTACCTTCATAGTGAAGCAGCGTCGATTTTTGGCCCAGGCCTCATCGCAGAAGACCTTATCGACACCTTACCTCAGGCCTTGCGCTGGTTACTACAACCTGAAATGGCAATTACAATTTAA
- the rpsF gene encoding 30S ribosomal protein S6 has translation MALYEHVFLARQDVAPQQVDQLVETYKGVIEANGGKVGRIENWGIRPLTYRIRKNRRAYFACINIDAPAAAIAEMERQMRINEDILRFMTIRVEAHEEGQSAMLSRRDRDDERPRRGRRPRDNDENFGEGEE, from the coding sequence ATGGCTCTTTATGAACATGTGTTCCTTGCCCGACAGGATGTTGCTCCGCAGCAAGTAGATCAGCTTGTAGAAACCTACAAAGGCGTGATTGAAGCAAACGGTGGCAAAGTCGGGCGTATCGAAAATTGGGGTATTCGTCCCCTAACCTATCGCATTCGCAAGAATCGCCGTGCATATTTTGCATGCATCAACATTGATGCTCCAGCAGCAGCAATTGCTGAAATGGAACGTCAAATGCGTATCAATGAAGACATTTTGCGCTTCATGACCATTCGCGTTGAAGCTCACGAAGAAGGACAATCAGCAATGTTGTCTCGCCGTGATCGCGATGATGAACGTCCACGTCGCGGCCGTCGTCCACGTGACAATGATGAAAATTTCGGTGAAGGAGAAGAATAA
- the rpsR gene encoding 30S ribosomal protein S18 yields MVDINQIPSRRPFHRRRKTCPFLGANAPKIDYKDIKLLQRYISERGKIVPSRITAVSQKKQRELARAIKRARFLGLLPYVVK; encoded by the coding sequence ATGGTTGATATTAATCAGATCCCAAGCCGTCGTCCTTTCCATCGTCGTCGTAAAACATGCCCTTTCTTAGGCGCTAATGCTCCAAAGATCGACTACAAGGACATCAAGCTTTTGCAGCGTTATATTTCAGAACGCGGCAAAATCGTTCCTTCACGTATCACAGCTGTAAGTCAGAAGAAGCAACGTGAACTTGCTCGCGCTATTAAGCGTGCTCGTTTCCTTGGCCTTCTTCCTTATGTAGTGAAGTAA
- the rplI gene encoding 50S ribosomal protein L9 — protein sequence MKVILLERIARLGQMGDIVTVKDGFARNFLLPKGKALRANDANQSYFDSKRAQLEAHNLERKSEADQIAAKLEGKSFIAIRQASETGQLYGSVSTRDIAEAITADGFTIVRTQVELAHPIKTIGLHTVTLALHPEVSTTVTVNVARSADEAERQAKGEDLSAIDRDEYKLPPVEEDEDDADFTDEDEDQA from the coding sequence ATGAAAGTAATTCTTTTAGAACGCATCGCCCGCCTTGGTCAGATGGGTGACATTGTAACCGTTAAAGACGGTTTTGCTCGTAACTTCCTTTTACCAAAGGGTAAAGCACTTCGCGCCAATGATGCTAACCAATCTTATTTTGATAGCAAGCGTGCACAGCTCGAAGCTCATAACTTAGAGCGTAAGAGCGAAGCTGATCAAATCGCAGCTAAGCTTGAAGGCAAGAGCTTTATCGCTATTCGCCAAGCCAGTGAAACAGGTCAACTTTATGGTTCAGTTTCTACTCGCGATATCGCTGAAGCAATCACAGCTGATGGTTTCACTATTGTTCGCACACAGGTTGAGCTTGCACACCCAATCAAGACCATTGGCCTTCATACTGTAACCTTAGCCTTGCATCCTGAAGTCTCCACCACTGTAACAGTTAATGTTGCTCGTTCAGCTGATGAAGCAGAGCGTCAAGCTAAGGGTGAAGATCTTTCTGCAATTGATCGCGATGAATACAAGCTTCCACCAGTTGAAGAAGATGAAGATGATGCTGACTTCACCGACGAAGATGAAGATCAAGCTTAA
- a CDS encoding SAM-dependent methyltransferase — translation MFSLLTTLLKHLIKKGNLIVTDASGTLFQYGDGEGCPIHVRINNAKWEKEIALDPALKFGEAYMNSGFDFLKGDIYSLLELIFTNSGKSAENELWMRILNAVRTSTKRFMQMNNLKRSSGNIRQHYDLSGQLYDLFLDSDKQYSCAYFETPDSTLEEAQLAKKRHLAAKLSIKEGERLLDIGCGWGGLGLYMARFLKANVTGVTLSHEQHAVANQRAKDQGLEQQCRFLLQDYRLIKEQFDKIVSVGMFEHVGIGHYKEYFSHVKRMLKPDGVFVLHSIGRNDVPGVTNPFIRKYVFPGGYIPALSEVIPIIEKTGLVITDIEILRLHYADTLKAWRERFLSQRDKAKALYDERFCRMWEFYLAASESAFRWQNMMVFHIQLAHRQDAVPITRDYIAEEENRLRNIDLIG, via the coding sequence ATGTTTAGTTTACTTACAACTCTTCTTAAGCATCTTATAAAAAAAGGCAACCTTATCGTCACCGATGCAAGCGGCACGCTATTTCAATATGGTGATGGTGAAGGCTGTCCCATTCATGTACGCATAAATAACGCCAAATGGGAAAAAGAAATTGCGCTTGATCCTGCATTAAAGTTCGGCGAAGCTTACATGAATAGTGGTTTTGATTTTTTAAAAGGCGATATTTATAGCTTATTAGAACTTATATTTACCAATTCGGGAAAAAGCGCCGAAAATGAACTTTGGATGCGAATTTTAAATGCTGTTCGCACCAGCACTAAACGCTTTATGCAAATGAATAATTTGAAGCGCTCAAGCGGTAATATACGTCAGCATTATGACTTATCAGGCCAGCTTTATGATTTATTCTTAGATTCTGATAAGCAATATTCTTGCGCCTATTTTGAAACTCCAGATTCTACGCTTGAGGAAGCACAACTTGCCAAAAAGCGCCATCTTGCAGCAAAACTATCAATTAAAGAAGGTGAACGCCTTCTGGATATTGGTTGCGGCTGGGGCGGCCTAGGGCTTTATATGGCACGTTTTTTAAAAGCCAATGTGACAGGAGTTACACTTTCCCATGAGCAGCATGCCGTCGCGAACCAACGCGCCAAGGATCAAGGGCTTGAGCAGCAATGCCGATTTCTTCTTCAAGACTATCGCTTAATTAAAGAACAATTTGATAAGATAGTTTCAGTCGGCATGTTCGAGCATGTTGGCATTGGCCACTATAAAGAATATTTTTCTCATGTGAAACGCATGCTAAAGCCTGATGGCGTTTTTGTCCTTCATTCTATTGGGCGCAATGATGTGCCAGGTGTAACCAATCCATTTATTCGAAAATATGTTTTCCCCGGCGGCTATATCCCTGCCCTCTCTGAAGTCATACCCATTATTGAAAAAACTGGGCTGGTCATTACAGATATTGAAATATTGCGTTTGCATTATGCTGACACTTTAAAAGCATGGCGTGAGCGTTTTTTAAGCCAGCGTGATAAAGCCAAAGCTTTATATGATGAACGTTTTTGCCGCATGTGGGAATTTTATCTTGCAGCATCAGAATCCGCTTTTCGTTGGCAAAATATGATGGTTTTCCATATTCAGCTTGCCCATCGGCAAGATGCAGTACCAATTACCCGTGATTATATTGCAGAAGAGGAAAACCGTCTGCGTAATATTGATTTAATCGGGTAG
- a CDS encoding SDR family NAD(P)-dependent oxidoreductase, with the protein MQDFSLGGKLALVTGASRGIGKAFCLELAKRQCHIIAVARTIGGLEELDDEVQALGGTATLVPLDLSDMDGIDRLGALIFERWGHLDILLANAGILGPISPVAHIEASEFDQIMTINVTSQWRLIRSTEPLLRKAAAGRAILMSSGAAHRVRAFWGAYGASKAALEVLGRAWADEMRQTNLRINFVNPGATRTDMRAKAMPGEDPLTLPTAAEVASSMMPLVAPGLNDHGRLFDVRRNRFVDYHLPD; encoded by the coding sequence GTGCAAGATTTTTCACTTGGTGGCAAGCTAGCATTGGTAACCGGTGCATCACGCGGTATAGGCAAGGCTTTTTGCCTCGAGCTTGCTAAACGGCAATGTCATATTATTGCCGTTGCAAGAACCATTGGCGGCTTGGAAGAGCTTGACGACGAGGTTCAAGCATTAGGTGGTACAGCAACACTTGTACCGCTTGATCTTAGCGATATGGATGGTATTGATCGCCTCGGTGCATTAATTTTTGAACGATGGGGTCACCTAGATATATTATTGGCAAATGCTGGTATATTAGGGCCGATTTCTCCAGTTGCCCATATTGAAGCGAGTGAATTTGATCAGATAATGACTATCAATGTCACCAGTCAATGGCGGCTCATCCGGTCCACAGAACCTTTGCTAAGAAAAGCTGCTGCTGGCAGAGCAATTTTAATGTCGTCAGGAGCCGCACATCGGGTTCGTGCTTTTTGGGGCGCCTATGGTGCAAGTAAGGCGGCGCTTGAAGTACTTGGCCGTGCTTGGGCAGATGAGATGCGTCAAACAAATTTACGTATCAACTTTGTCAATCCTGGCGCTACTCGAACCGATATGCGCGCTAAAGCCATGCCGGGAGAGGATCCGTTAACATTACCAACCGCAGCAGAAGTCGCAAGCTCGATGATGCCACTTGTCGCACCAGGCTTAAATGATCATGGCCGGTTATTTGACGTGCGGCGTAATCGGTTTGTTGATTATCATCTACCCGATTAA
- the purF gene encoding amidophosphoribosyltransferase translates to MKTSFNDFSQYTTSQFNTSPNKVDLDQFQLEVDGDTLHEECGVFGILGHEDAATLTALGLHALQHRGQEAAGIVSYDGAAFYSEKQMGLVGDHYTDPAMLARLPGNMAIGHVRYSTTGETVLRNVQPLFAELEVGGIAIAHNGNFTNGLTLRRKLIASGAICQSTSDTEVVLHLIARSQQASSSDRFVDAIRQVEGGYAILALTRTKLIAARDPLGIRPLVMGELDGKPIFCSETCALDIIGAKFIRDVKNGEVIICEVQKDGTISTTVIAPENPKPERLCLFEYVYFARPDSVVGGRNVYTTRKNMGVNLAKEAPCDGDVVVPVPDGGTPAAIGYAQASGIPFELGIIRNHYVGRTFIEPTQQIRAFGVKLKHSANRAVIEGKRVILVDDSIVRGTTSIKIVQMLRDAGAREVHIRVASPMIFYPDFYGIDTPEASKLLANQYPDLKSMSEYIGVDSLEFLSIDGLYRAVGGEPRNNANPQFTDHYFTGDYPTYLADEHSSDNVHKLSVLRTSR, encoded by the coding sequence ATGAAAACCTCTTTCAATGACTTTTCTCAATACACCACTTCTCAATTTAACACTTCACCAAATAAAGTTGATTTAGACCAATTTCAATTGGAAGTTGATGGAGATACCCTTCATGAAGAATGTGGTGTTTTTGGTATTTTAGGGCATGAAGATGCAGCAACCCTGACAGCTTTAGGGTTACATGCTTTGCAACATCGTGGCCAAGAAGCGGCAGGCATTGTTTCCTATGATGGCGCGGCTTTTTATTCTGAAAAGCAGATGGGGCTTGTTGGTGATCATTATACCGATCCTGCAATGTTGGCACGCTTACCGGGGAACATGGCTATTGGCCATGTGCGTTACTCGACAACTGGCGAAACCGTATTGCGCAATGTTCAGCCGCTATTTGCTGAATTGGAAGTGGGCGGCATTGCTATTGCCCATAATGGTAATTTTACCAATGGTCTTACACTGCGCCGTAAGCTTATTGCATCTGGTGCAATTTGCCAATCAACATCCGATACTGAAGTTGTTTTGCATTTGATCGCGCGTTCACAGCAAGCATCTTCATCCGACCGTTTTGTCGATGCTATACGGCAGGTTGAAGGTGGTTATGCTATTCTAGCATTAACGCGTACTAAACTAATTGCAGCACGTGATCCTTTGGGTATTCGTCCTCTCGTTATGGGTGAGCTTGATGGCAAGCCAATTTTCTGTTCGGAAACCTGCGCCCTTGATATTATTGGGGCTAAATTCATTCGTGATGTCAAAAATGGTGAAGTCATTATTTGTGAAGTGCAAAAGGATGGCACTATTTCAACAACAGTGATTGCACCTGAAAATCCCAAGCCAGAGCGCTTATGCTTATTTGAATATGTCTATTTTGCTCGCCCTGATTCCGTTGTTGGTGGACGCAATGTTTATACAACGCGCAAAAACATGGGGGTTAATCTTGCCAAGGAAGCACCGTGTGATGGTGATGTCGTAGTTCCGGTGCCCGATGGGGGAACTCCTGCAGCTATTGGCTATGCACAGGCAAGTGGCATACCGTTTGAGCTTGGCATTATTCGTAACCATTATGTCGGTCGTACTTTTATTGAACCTACCCAACAGATCCGCGCTTTTGGCGTTAAATTGAAACACTCAGCCAATCGTGCGGTGATTGAAGGCAAGCGGGTTATCTTAGTTGACGATTCTATTGTGCGCGGTACAACCTCGATTAAAATTGTACAAATGCTGCGCGATGCTGGTGCGCGTGAAGTGCACATTCGTGTTGCGAGCCCAATGATTTTTTATCCAGATTTTTATGGGATCGATACACCAGAAGCATCCAAGCTTCTGGCTAATCAATATCCTGATTTAAAATCTATGAGCGAATATATTGGTGTTGACTCATTAGAGTTTTTGTCAATTGATGGTCTTTACCGTGCGGTAGGCGGCGAGCCACGCAATAACGCAAATCCACAATTTACCGATCATTATTTTACCGGTGATTATCCAACCTATTTGGCCGATGAGCATAGCAGTGACAACGTCCATAAATTATCTGTGTTGCGAACCAGCCGATAA
- a CDS encoding CvpA family protein yields the protein MPVTLLDIIVVVVVLLSAFLATIRGFSREILSLLSWVLAAAATFFLYEYALQFASPYFSNKTVAIAVTIVVLFLFFLFVISIFTMKLADIIVDSRIGALDRTLGFIFGLARGVLILAVAVIFLNELVKPADQVDWIKNAKTKPAIDSVAYKLRDTLNEASVKLWGMADRIKPSTETSPNDLLNNGEAGQPVE from the coding sequence ATGCCCGTTACTTTGCTTGACATTATTGTTGTTGTGGTTGTTTTGCTGTCCGCATTTCTTGCCACTATTCGTGGATTTTCACGCGAAATTTTGTCGTTGCTATCATGGGTTTTAGCCGCAGCAGCTACATTTTTTCTTTATGAATATGCGTTGCAATTTGCCTCACCTTATTTTTCTAACAAGACGGTGGCAATTGCTGTCACGATTGTCGTGCTTTTTTTGTTCTTTCTTTTTGTTATTTCTATATTTACTATGAAGCTTGCCGATATCATTGTGGATAGCCGCATCGGTGCGCTTGATCGTACTCTTGGATTTATTTTCGGGTTGGCTCGCGGAGTTTTAATTTTAGCAGTTGCAGTGATTTTTTTGAACGAATTGGTAAAACCTGCAGATCAGGTTGATTGGATCAAAAATGCTAAAACCAAACCCGCAATTGATTCTGTTGCCTATAAATTACGCGATACATTAAATGAAGCCTCGGTCAAATTATGGGGTATGGCAGACCGTATCAAGCCATCAACTGAAACTTCTCCAAATGATTTGTTGAATAATGGTGAAGCAGGCCAGCCAGTTGAGTAA
- the radA gene encoding DNA repair protein RadA, protein MARSKVQFICQNCGTVYSRWSGKCDACGEWNTLVEEGTNGGIGSGPAKASARKGRAVQLTDLSGEIEDAPRICSGIAELDRVTGGGFVRGSALLVGGDPGIGKSTLLTQAAAALSRQGHNIVYVSGEEAIAQIRLRAQRLGVADSAVQLAAETNVEDILATLSTARRPDLVIIDSIQTLWSDGADSSPGTVTQVRIGAQSMIRYAKQTGAAVVLVGHVTKDGQIAGPRVVEHMVDGVLYFEGEGGHHYRILRTVKNRFGATDEIGVFEMSDKGLREVANPSELFLGERNEKAPGAVVFAGMEGTRPVLVEIQALVAPSSLGTPRRAVVGWDSSRLAMILAVLEAHCGVRFGSHDVYLNVAGGYRISEPAADLAVAAALVSSIAGVALPADCVYFGEISLSGAIRPVAHALQRLKEAEKLGFKRATLPKAGKEKMNQNDFAIRELDNLPDLVARIALAKNKAGRDNQ, encoded by the coding sequence ATGGCGCGTTCAAAGGTTCAATTCATTTGTCAAAATTGCGGTACGGTCTATTCGCGCTGGTCGGGTAAGTGTGATGCTTGCGGTGAGTGGAATACATTGGTCGAAGAGGGGACGAATGGTGGTATCGGTTCTGGTCCTGCAAAGGCAAGCGCGCGTAAGGGGCGCGCTGTACAGCTAACTGATCTTTCGGGTGAAATTGAAGATGCGCCGCGTATTTGTTCTGGCATAGCGGAGCTTGATCGCGTTACCGGTGGTGGTTTTGTGCGCGGTTCCGCTCTTTTGGTGGGCGGCGATCCGGGTATTGGCAAATCTACACTATTAACTCAAGCCGCCGCCGCTTTGTCGCGGCAAGGCCATAATATTGTTTATGTGTCGGGTGAAGAAGCGATCGCTCAAATAAGGTTGCGTGCGCAGCGGCTCGGCGTTGCCGATTCTGCCGTGCAATTGGCGGCTGAAACTAATGTTGAAGATATTTTAGCAACCCTTAGTACGGCGCGTAGGCCTGATTTGGTTATCATAGATTCTATTCAGACACTCTGGTCGGATGGCGCAGATTCGTCACCTGGTACGGTGACGCAAGTGCGCATAGGCGCACAAAGTATGATCCGTTACGCAAAGCAAACTGGGGCTGCAGTTGTTTTGGTTGGACATGTCACTAAAGATGGTCAGATTGCCGGTCCTCGTGTTGTAGAACATATGGTTGATGGCGTACTTTATTTTGAAGGTGAGGGCGGCCATCATTATCGTATTTTGCGCACAGTTAAAAACCGTTTTGGTGCAACGGATGAAATTGGCGTGTTTGAGATGTCAGATAAGGGCTTGCGTGAAGTTGCTAATCCATCTGAATTATTCTTAGGCGAGCGCAATGAAAAAGCACCGGGTGCAGTTGTTTTTGCTGGTATGGAGGGAACGCGCCCAGTTCTTGTAGAAATTCAAGCTCTTGTGGCTCCATCTTCACTTGGTACGCCGCGCCGCGCCGTCGTTGGTTGGGATAGTAGCCGTTTGGCTATGATTTTAGCCGTTCTTGAAGCGCATTGCGGTGTACGCTTTGGAAGCCATGATGTTTATTTAAATGTTGCAGGTGGTTATCGCATTAGCGAACCTGCCGCAGATTTAGCTGTTGCAGCTGCCCTTGTTTCATCAATTGCCGGTGTCGCATTGCCAGCTGATTGCGTTTATTTTGGTGAAATTAGTCTTTCTGGCGCAATTCGCCCTGTTGCACATGCCTTGCAACGCTTGAAGGAAGCTGAAAAACTTGGCTTTAAACGTGCCACTTTGCCGAAGGCTGGTAAGGAAAAAATGAACCAAAATGATTTTGCTATACGTGAACTTGATAATCTTCCTGATCTTGTTGCACGTATTGCTTTGGCAAAAAACAAAGCAGGACGTGATAATCAATAG
- a CDS encoding replicative DNA helicase, producing the protein MAEATIHSINKAKGQGDSYRQAPHNLEAEQALLGALLINNDAFDRVSDFLKPIHFYEPLHAKLFEVISSLVGMGKTANPVTVKPFIPADEKLGDMTVFNYVIRLVTEAVTVINATDYGRSIYDLYIRRALISVGEDVVNNAYDAPVDHAPGKQIEEAEQRLFQLAETGRYGGGFENFGEALTKAVELAAAAHKRTSKLSGIPTQIHTLDERMGGLQRSDLIILAGRPGMGKTSLATNIAFNVAAAYNAEKAKENNGTNEGGVVGFFSLEMSSEQLATRIIAEQAEISSSKIRRGDISEEEYTRLLRATKTMQQVPLYIDQTGGISIAQLAARSRRLKRQRGLDVLVVDYVQLMSGSSKRSSENRVQEITEITTGLKSLGKELNVPIIALSQLSRQVESREDKRPQLSDLRESGSIEQDADVVLFVYREEYYIKNREPKLGTEEHMKWQTDMEEAFGKAEVIIAKQRHGPTGTVKLAFQSEFTRFSDLAEEDRLPERFE; encoded by the coding sequence ATGGCAGAAGCGACAATCCATTCAATCAATAAAGCCAAGGGCCAAGGTGATAGTTATCGTCAAGCTCCCCATAATCTTGAAGCTGAGCAAGCATTGCTTGGCGCATTGTTGATTAATAATGATGCTTTCGATCGCGTATCGGATTTTTTAAAACCTATACATTTTTACGAGCCGTTGCATGCAAAGCTTTTTGAAGTTATCTCTAGCCTTGTTGGTATGGGTAAGACTGCAAATCCAGTAACGGTAAAGCCTTTTATTCCTGCTGATGAAAAGCTTGGCGATATGACGGTATTTAACTATGTTATACGCTTGGTAACTGAAGCAGTAACTGTTATTAATGCTACCGATTATGGTCGCTCTATCTATGATCTATATATTCGCCGTGCCTTAATTAGCGTTGGCGAAGATGTTGTTAATAATGCTTATGATGCACCAGTTGACCATGCGCCGGGTAAACAAATTGAAGAAGCTGAGCAGCGCCTTTTCCAATTGGCTGAAACAGGCCGCTATGGTGGTGGTTTTGAAAATTTTGGTGAAGCATTAACCAAAGCCGTTGAGCTTGCTGCAGCTGCTCATAAACGTACATCAAAATTATCTGGTATTCCAACACAAATCCATACACTTGATGAGCGTATGGGTGGCTTGCAACGCTCCGATCTTATTATTTTGGCTGGTCGTCCGGGTATGGGTAAAACCTCGCTTGCAACAAATATTGCGTTTAATGTTGCTGCTGCATATAATGCGGAAAAAGCCAAGGAAAATAATGGCACCAATGAAGGTGGCGTGGTTGGCTTTTTCTCGCTCGAAATGTCGTCAGAACAGCTCGCTACCCGTATTATTGCTGAACAGGCAGAAATTTCGTCATCAAAAATTAGGCGTGGTGATATTTCAGAAGAAGAATATACAAGATTACTTCGCGCGACCAAGACCATGCAGCAAGTACCACTTTATATCGATCAGACCGGTGGTATTTCCATTGCTCAGCTTGCTGCACGCTCACGCCGCTTAAAGCGCCAGCGCGGCCTTGATGTTTTGGTAGTAGACTATGTGCAGCTTATGTCTGGTTCATCCAAGCGCTCATCAGAAAATCGCGTACAGGAAATTACCGAAATCACCACCGGCTTGAAGTCATTGGGCAAAGAGTTGAATGTGCCGATTATCGCACTTTCCCAGCTTTCTCGTCAGGTGGAATCGCGTGAAGATAAACGTCCACAGCTTTCAGATCTTCGCGAATCAGGTTCGATTGAGCAAGATGCGGACGTTGTATTGTTCGTTTACCGAGAAGAATATTATATTAAAAACCGTGAGCCAAAACTTGGTACGGAAGAGCACATGAAATGGCAAACCGACATGGAAGAAGCCTTTGGCAAGGCTGAAGTAATTATTGCAAAACAGCGTCACGGTCCAACAGGTACCGTGAAGCTTGCTTTCCAATCAGAATTTACGCGCTTCTCTGATCTTGCTGAAGAAGATCGTTTGCCAGAACGTTTTGAATAA